From one Pseudomonadota bacterium genomic stretch:
- a CDS encoding zinc ribbon-containing protein yields the protein MENENKENGKMEEELAAYEKLRQRVSKIFGEIHEKINRETISQAMDKAMADLKEMGEHSKEIITRAGETLKKDIASSLGQIKPKVDGVTGDARKHYDQLHNKGGALWRDIAKEAEYIKDVSLDKGGSFLLNITRGLSEWSKDLSEKLDSSLVYKTGEMTHGGEFVCTSCGGALNLKKPGRMPPCPKCKKTEFRRS from the coding sequence ATGGAAAATGAAAATAAAGAGAACGGAAAGATGGAAGAGGAACTGGCCGCTTACGAAAAACTGCGGCAGCGGGTCAGCAAGATTTTTGGTGAGATCCATGAGAAGATAAACCGGGAAACCATCAGCCAGGCGATGGACAAGGCAATGGCCGATCTGAAGGAGATGGGTGAACACTCAAAAGAGATCATCACCAGGGCCGGCGAAACCCTGAAAAAGGATATCGCCTCTTCCCTCGGCCAGATCAAACCAAAGGTGGACGGGGTCACCGGCGATGCCCGGAAACATTATGACCAGTTACATAACAAGGGTGGTGCGCTGTGGCGGGACATTGCCAAGGAGGCTGAATATATCAAGGATGTTTCCCTGGATAAAGGCGGCTCCTTTCTCTTGAACATCACCAGGGGGCTCAGTGAGTGGAGCAAGGATTTAAGCGAAAAACTCGATTCCTCCCTCGTCTATAAAACGGGCGAGATGACCCATGGCGGCGAGTTTGTCTGCACCTCCTGCGGCGGGGCGCTTAACCTGAAAAAACCCGGGCGGATGCCGCCCTGCCCGAAATGCAAGAAAACTGAATTCCGTCGCTCCTGA